One Candidatus Zixiibacteriota bacterium genomic window carries:
- a CDS encoding ABC transporter permease, with product MHQVLVLAKKEFRSYFDSPVAYVVITLFLLIAGWQFSTSLFLSNSPDLRTLFSIIRFILLFFIPAVSMRLISEERRLGTIELLMTLPVKEWQLVMGKFLSAYLLIIVTLFLTIIHYMTIALLGRPDLGATVGGYIGLVLIVGFYLSIGIFTSSLSQNQIISFILSFVIIFAFYILDKIVFFFPGFLATVLEYLSTDYHFNNIARGVLDSRDVIYYLSMMFLFLFLTVQTLESRKWK from the coding sequence ATGCATCAGGTACTCGTCTTGGCCAAAAAAGAATTTCGCTCATATTTCGATTCCCCGGTGGCCTATGTCGTTATTACCCTGTTCCTGCTGATCGCCGGCTGGCAATTCTCCACATCCCTGTTCCTGAGCAATTCCCCCGACTTGCGCACCCTGTTCAGCATTATCAGATTCATCCTCCTTTTCTTCATCCCGGCGGTATCGATGCGCCTCATATCCGAAGAACGCAGGCTGGGGACAATCGAATTGCTGATGACTCTGCCGGTCAAGGAATGGCAGCTGGTGATGGGGAAATTCCTTTCCGCCTATCTATTGATAATAGTCACCCTCTTTCTGACCATTATTCATTATATGACCATAGCGTTGCTCGGGCGCCCCGACCTGGGCGCCACCGTCGGCGGCTATATCGGTCTTGTCCTCATCGTCGGTTTCTACCTTTCCATTGGAATTTTCACTTCCAGCCTGAGTCAGAACCAGATCATCTCTTTCATTTTGTCTTTTGTCATAATCTTCGCCTTTTATATCCTCGACAAAATCGTCTTCTTCTTTCCCGGTTTCCTGGCCACAGTCCTTGAATACCTCTCCACCGATTACCATTTCAACAACATCGCCCGTGGTGTTCTCGACAGTCGGGATGTCATATACTATCTGTCAATGATGTTTTTATTCCTCTTCTTAACCGTGCAAACTCTTGAAAGCAGGAAGTGGAAATGA
- a CDS encoding ATP-binding cassette domain-containing protein — MISVRNLTKYYGPTLAVNNVSFEVEKGTVVGFLGPNGAGKTTTVRIITCYLSPTSGTVLVDNHDILTDSLEVRKKIGYLPENAPLYFDMNVVDFLKFMQGMRAGSAAANGEGIKSVMEKCGLEEVAHKNIGELSKGYRQRVGLAQALVHNPEILVLDEPTVGLDPNQIIEIRNLIRELGKEKTIILCSHILPEVEATCNRVLIINEGQIVADGTPSELQASFEGKGKIFLQIKNNLQTFTERVVQISGVERMVSGSRLNDNLLQIEIETVKGADPREDIFNLCKDSGSVLLELKREETSLEDVFRKLTGKED, encoded by the coding sequence ATGATTTCAGTCCGAAATCTTACCAAGTATTATGGACCGACTCTGGCGGTCAATAACGTCTCCTTTGAAGTCGAGAAAGGAACTGTCGTCGGTTTTCTCGGCCCCAATGGCGCCGGCAAGACCACGACCGTCAGGATCATCACCTGCTATCTCTCCCCTACCTCCGGGACCGTGCTGGTGGATAACCATGATATCCTTACCGACTCGCTGGAGGTCCGCAAGAAAATCGGGTATCTTCCCGAAAACGCCCCCCTTTATTTCGACATGAACGTGGTCGACTTCCTCAAGTTCATGCAGGGGATGCGAGCCGGGTCAGCAGCGGCCAATGGCGAAGGCATCAAGTCAGTCATGGAAAAATGCGGACTCGAGGAAGTTGCCCACAAAAATATCGGTGAACTCTCGAAAGGGTATCGCCAGCGGGTCGGCCTGGCGCAGGCGCTGGTTCACAATCCGGAAATTCTGGTTCTGGATGAACCGACCGTTGGCCTCGACCCCAATCAGATTATCGAAATCAGAAATCTGATCAGAGAGCTGGGAAAAGAGAAAACTATCATCCTCTGCTCGCATATCCTTCCCGAGGTTGAGGCCACCTGTAACCGGGTCCTGATCATAAATGAAGGTCAGATTGTGGCCGATGGTACCCCCTCGGAACTCCAGGCCTCTTTTGAAGGCAAAGGAAAGATCTTCCTTCAGATCAAGAATAATCTGCAGACTTTCACCGAAAGAGTCGTGCAGATCTCCGGTGTGGAAAGAATGGTTTCGGGCAGCCGCCTCAATGATAACCTCCTGCAAATCGAGATCGAAACGGTAAAAGGAGCCGACCCCCGCGAGGATATTTTCAACCTCTGCAAAGACAGCGGCTCGGTTCTGCTTGAATTGAAACGTGAGGAGACCTCGCTTGAGGATGTCTTCCGTAAACTGACCGGGAAGGAGGATTGA
- a CDS encoding SH3 domain-containing protein has translation MEQKTCKVIKAHINTFPDPLKIKIGQSLTIIPKESEYPGWIWCVDRDGKDGWVPASYVKQYGDYGIALFDYDATELSVQIGEELTILKEESGWLWCRRQTGKLGWVPKENLQIAE, from the coding sequence ATGGAACAAAAAACCTGTAAAGTCATTAAAGCTCACATCAACACCTTCCCCGATCCTCTTAAAATCAAGATCGGCCAGTCACTCACTATTATTCCAAAAGAGAGCGAATACCCCGGATGGATCTGGTGTGTCGACCGCGATGGGAAAGATGGCTGGGTGCCCGCAAGCTATGTCAAACAATATGGCGATTACGGCATTGCCCTGTTCGACTACGATGCTACCGAATTATCGGTGCAGATCGGCGAGGAATTGACCATTCTCAAAGAAGAATCCGGCTGGTTATGGTGTCGCCGGCAGACCGGCAAGCTCGGCTGGGTGCCAAAAGAGAATTTGCAGATCGCAGAGTAA
- a CDS encoding thiamine pyrophosphate-dependent enzyme → MAFYEIKEWIKDLKFSAKEISSLEEYGGLDRDTLRKMYYTMVLARRIEQEEKILLRKGVCKFFIGCGGKELVDVIAAQALKPDDPFIGYYRNKAFDLYRGVSIRQKILEAIGDPRSESTGGMLQPAHSSYPELGIMPQASPTGSHAMEAAGLGDAIKNPLPIRGDISGLPGGRFKKDSVVFCAIGEGATSSPEFGRAVFYSTFAGTPNIFGIYNCGWAIATSVHEQFPDGNPTSCYIGMQKYGLKIEDFDGTDIKESILKFRAMTEYVRSGKGPAIANIRVVRMESHSGSDDQAHYMEPSEREYHIENDPLRKVARTFIEDGLFTPEELLAIFDDIDNEVRKVSTETVADLRPKTAADVLTKVYSYQKETAQEKWNKLISDKGSIRRDKYIEFHRKGFFDTDTLPENQPPMTMRKAINYSLFDLFLLSDDTLLFGEDVADFPIETFDKGPEVTDKLKGKGGVFLVTQDLQRAFGPKRVFNTPLDEAGILGRAVGHAFQGRIPFPEIQFIDYMSPGYQQLKDRIATAYQRSNARVRVPMIIRTSYGGYKQGAGAMWHSEANLGAFINIPGLHVAIPSNAADAAALLRTAFVCGDPVLFCEAVALYNRRDWEGYNILAKYPPLEKFLPFGQARIYNPEAKDLAIISYGITLPMSLRAAEILSQNGLNCRVIDLCTVKPIDWETIGEAVKECARVLIVSEDRFHGGVGPTISAYIADHLFDYLDAPVRLLTAQDCRVAYGLDGDSICLPQTENVVKVAKELALY, encoded by the coding sequence TTGGCCTTTTATGAAATAAAAGAGTGGATCAAAGACCTGAAATTTTCCGCGAAAGAGATTTCCTCTCTTGAAGAATATGGCGGACTCGACCGCGATACCCTGCGCAAGATGTATTATACAATGGTGCTGGCGAGACGCATTGAACAGGAAGAAAAAATCCTCCTGCGCAAAGGGGTCTGCAAATTCTTCATCGGCTGCGGCGGCAAGGAATTGGTCGATGTCATTGCAGCACAGGCGCTTAAGCCCGATGATCCCTTTATCGGCTACTACCGCAACAAGGCCTTCGACCTCTATCGCGGCGTCAGCATCAGACAGAAAATCCTCGAGGCAATCGGCGATCCCCGCTCGGAATCGACCGGAGGGATGCTGCAGCCGGCCCACTCTTCCTATCCTGAACTCGGCATCATGCCTCAGGCCTCTCCCACCGGCTCGCACGCCATGGAAGCGGCCGGACTGGGTGATGCCATTAAGAATCCTCTTCCGATAAGAGGCGATATCAGCGGCCTTCCCGGCGGACGATTCAAGAAAGATTCTGTCGTTTTCTGTGCTATCGGTGAGGGCGCCACTTCCTCTCCCGAATTCGGCCGGGCTGTTTTCTACTCCACATTCGCCGGCACCCCCAATATTTTCGGCATTTACAACTGCGGCTGGGCCATCGCCACCAGCGTCCATGAACAGTTCCCCGATGGCAACCCTACTTCCTGTTATATAGGAATGCAAAAATATGGACTCAAAATTGAGGATTTCGATGGCACCGATATTAAAGAGTCGATTCTCAAATTCCGCGCGATGACCGAATATGTCCGTTCCGGTAAAGGACCGGCTATTGCCAATATCAGAGTTGTACGTATGGAGTCCCATTCCGGCTCGGATGACCAGGCCCATTACATGGAGCCGTCGGAGCGCGAATATCATATCGAAAACGACCCTCTGAGAAAAGTCGCGCGGACTTTTATAGAAGACGGCTTATTCACCCCTGAGGAACTGCTCGCCATTTTTGATGATATTGATAACGAGGTCCGCAAAGTCTCGACCGAGACCGTGGCCGATCTGCGCCCCAAAACCGCCGCTGATGTCCTGACCAAAGTCTATAGCTACCAAAAAGAAACGGCACAGGAAAAATGGAATAAATTGATTTCCGATAAAGGATCGATTCGCCGCGATAAATATATAGAATTCCACCGGAAAGGCTTTTTTGATACCGACACTCTCCCCGAAAACCAGCCGCCGATGACCATGCGCAAGGCGATCAATTATTCTCTCTTTGATCTCTTTCTCTTGTCTGATGATACCCTGCTCTTTGGCGAGGATGTCGCCGATTTCCCCATTGAGACTTTCGACAAAGGGCCCGAGGTCACCGATAAGCTTAAAGGGAAAGGTGGTGTCTTCCTCGTCACCCAGGACCTTCAGCGAGCTTTTGGCCCTAAACGGGTTTTCAACACTCCCCTTGATGAGGCCGGCATCCTCGGACGCGCCGTCGGACATGCCTTTCAGGGGCGCATTCCGTTTCCGGAAATCCAGTTTATCGATTACATGAGCCCCGGCTACCAGCAACTGAAAGATCGCATTGCCACCGCCTATCAGCGTTCCAACGCCCGGGTGCGGGTTCCTATGATTATCCGCACTTCTTACGGCGGCTATAAACAGGGAGCCGGCGCGATGTGGCATTCCGAGGCCAACCTCGGCGCTTTTATTAATATCCCCGGCCTGCATGTGGCCATCCCCTCCAATGCCGCCGATGCCGCCGCTCTGCTCCGCACCGCCTTCGTTTGCGGCGATCCGGTGCTTTTCTGTGAGGCGGTCGCGCTCTACAACCGCCGCGATTGGGAGGGATATAATATTCTCGCCAAATACCCGCCACTCGAAAAATTTCTCCCCTTCGGTCAGGCACGAATCTATAATCCCGAGGCAAAAGACCTGGCGATCATCAGCTATGGCATCACCCTTCCGATGTCTCTTCGCGCGGCGGAAATATTATCTCAAAATGGCCTTAATTGCCGGGTAATCGACTTGTGCACGGTCAAGCCGATCGACTGGGAGACAATCGGCGAGGCGGTAAAAGAATGCGCCCGCGTTCTGATTGTCTCTGAAGACCGCTTTCATGGCGGCGTGGGGCCGACCATATCCGCCTATATCGCCGACCATCTGTTTGATTATCTTGATGCTCCCGTGCGGCTTCTGACCGCTCAGGATTGCCGCGTGGCATACGGCCTTGATGGCGATTCCATCTGCTTGCCGCAGACCGAAAATGTTGTTAAAGTTGCAAAGGAATTGGCGCTTTATTAA